The Candidatus Lernaella stagnicola sequence GTGACAGCCATGTTCTGGCCTCCTTGTTCGATTTGCCGTAATAGGGGGCGCGACCGATGGCCGCGCCCCCTGACGAGTAATTAGTTCACGCGGCGTTACGCCGTGATTTTCTTGAGTTCCTCAGTCATGATCGGCAAGGCCTCAAAAAGGTCGGCCACGATGCCGTAATCGGCAACTTGGAAAATCGGCGCTTCTTCGTCCTTGTTGATCGCAACGATCACTTTGGACGTCCGCATGCCGGCCAGGTGCTGAATCGCGCCACTGATGCCGCAGGCAATATACAAAGTCGGATTGACGACCTTGCCGGTCTGCCCCACCTGCATCGAGTGCTGTGCGTAACCCGCATCCACTGCCGCGCGCGACGCGCCGACCGTGGCGCCGATGACGTCGGCGAGATCGTCGAGAAGCTTGAAGTTCTCGTCGCTCTTCATGCCGCGGCCGCCACTGACGATGCAATCGGCTTCGGTCAGGTCGAGCTTGCCGCTCTCCCCGGCGATAATTTCGGTGATCTGAGCCTTGGGCGCAGCCGCGTCGGTCGCGAGCGCGGCCTCTTCCCCGGCACCGGCGTTTTCTTCCACCGGGAGCGTATTGGGGCGAACCGTGGCCACGGCGATACCGGAAAAGGCGACGTCACAAAACGCTTTACCGGCGAACACAGGCCGTTTGGCGATGAAGTTCGCGCCGTCCATCTTGAAATCGACGATATCGCTGGCCAGCCCGGCGTCGACCTTGACGGCCACGCGGGGCGCGAGGTCCCGACCCAATGCGGTGGCGCCGATGAGCACCACGCTCGGGTTTTCCTGTTTGATCAAATTGGCCAGGATTTCAGCCCAAATTTCAGTGTTGTATTTGTCCACGCCGTCGGCGATGAAAACCTTCTCCGCGCCGTACGCGCCCAATTTGGCGCCGAGGCCGGCCAGGCCACTACCGATGGCGCAGGCCAAGACCTGGCCGCCGGTGCCCGCGGCGATCTTTTTCGCGGCGGACAGCATTTCAAGGGTAATCTTCTTAGGCTCCGTCCCCCGGAGCTCAGCCAAAACCAGAACGTTCGACATTTTGTTTCTCCTGTTCGAACCCGAATTCCGTTTCCGGGGTGAGAGTTAAACCACCTTCGCTTCTTCGCGAAGAAGCTTGACGACTTCGGCCACGCGTTGCGCCAGATCGTCGGCCGTGCCCTTGAAGATTTTGCCCGCTTGGCGGGGCGCCGGTAGCGTCCAAGCCACGATCTTCGTTTTGGCATCAGCAGCGCTCACGCCCACATCGGCCAGGGATTTCTTGGCCAGAGGTTTGCGTTTGGCTTTCATGATGCCGGGCAGGCTGGCGTAGCGGGGCTCGTTCAAGCCCTTGGTCGCGGCCAGAATCATCGGCGCGGCGCCCTGCACTACTTCTTTGGCGCCACCTTCGATGTCACGGTGCGCGGTAATGCTGTCGCCTTCGACTTCCACTTTGCGAATGACCGTTACCTGGCCGATGCCGAGCAGTTCGGCAACCATTTGCGGCACGGCGGCCATATCGTCGTCGACGGCTTGCTTGCCGCACAGGATCAGGCCGAAGTCTAACTCTTTGAGCGCGTTGGCGAGCGCTTTAGCCACGACGAACGAGTCGGCGCCGTAAATGCTGTCGTCCTCGACGTGCACGGCGTCATCGGCACCCATCGCCAAGGCGGTTCGGATCGCCTCTTCGGAGCGTTTCGGGCCGACGGACAAGACCGTTACTTTGGCCGCTTTGCCCGCTTCCTTCAATTTGAGGGCTTCTTCGACGGCATATTCGTCGTAGGGATTCAGGACCCACTTGATGCCCTCGAGGTCGATGTTGCTGGCGTCACCGAGCAGTTTGATTTTGCTCTCGGTATCCGGCGCTTGTTTGCACAAGACCACAATGTTCACGATAATACCTCCTTCAGCATTGAAGTTTGCATGTCATGTTTTCGAAACCACCCCCCCGGTGGTTATTTCCGTAACGATCGAATAAAAAACTCAGCCGTTTGGTCGGCCAAGGTTTTGATGTCGTACTTCGGAG is a genomic window containing:
- a CDS encoding electron transfer flavoprotein subunit alpha/FixB family protein, producing MSNVLVLAELRGTEPKKITLEMLSAAKKIAAGTGGQVLACAIGSGLAGLGAKLGAYGAEKVFIADGVDKYNTEIWAEILANLIKQENPSVVLIGATALGRDLAPRVAVKVDAGLASDIVDFKMDGANFIAKRPVFAGKAFCDVAFSGIAVATVRPNTLPVEENAGAGEEAALATDAAAPKAQITEIIAGESGKLDLTEADCIVSGGRGMKSDENFKLLDDLADVIGATVGASRAAVDAGYAQHSMQVGQTGKVVNPTLYIACGISGAIQHLAGMRTSKVIVAINKDEEAPIFQVADYGIVADLFEALPIMTEELKKITA
- a CDS encoding electron transfer flavoprotein subunit beta/FixA family protein; this encodes MNIVVLCKQAPDTESKIKLLGDASNIDLEGIKWVLNPYDEYAVEEALKLKEAGKAAKVTVLSVGPKRSEEAIRTALAMGADDAVHVEDDSIYGADSFVVAKALANALKELDFGLILCGKQAVDDDMAAVPQMVAELLGIGQVTVIRKVEVEGDSITAHRDIEGGAKEVVQGAAPMILAATKGLNEPRYASLPGIMKAKRKPLAKKSLADVGVSAADAKTKIVAWTLPAPRQAGKIFKGTADDLAQRVAEVVKLLREEAKVV